The Candidatus Hydrogenedentota bacterium nucleotide sequence GGCGCGTGCGACATGACGCGCGTGCGGTTCGGCATGCGCGAACTGACGGTGAAAGACAACCGGTTCCACTTGAACAGCCGGCCCTTCTTCGTCAAAGCAGCACTCCATCAACCCGACTATGCGCGGTCGCTGGCGGCGCCCGAGTCCGGGCATTTGGCGCGGCGCGAACTCGAGCTGGCCAAAGAGGCGGGCTTCAACATGCTGCGCCTGCACATCAAGACCGCGCCGCGTATCACCCTTGACCTGGCGGACGAGGTCGGCCTGCTGCTCTACGAAGAGCCGCCTATCGGCTGGATACAGGGGTCGCCGCATCTGCGGCGCCGCTGCGAAAACGAAGTGCGGGAAATGATCCTGCGCGACCGGAACCATCCGTCGGTCGTGGTCTGGGGCATGCTCAACGAATCCGGGAACGCGGGCTATGTTACGGGCGGCGGCGCGCAGACCATCAAGGACGACCTGTGCCGCCTTGCGCGGTCGCTCGACCCCACGCGCCTCATCATCGACGACAGCGGGGGCGTCAACGCCACGCGCGAGCCCGCGCGGTTCCTGCGCCCGTATCGCGACGAGTTCGAGGTCTACGACGATCTCCACATTTACCAGCGCGCGCCGGCCGACCGCGATATCGAGTTGTACTACCAGCACAACGGCGACCCGAATCTCCTGTATTTCCTTTCCGAATTCGGCTTTGGCGGCCCGGAGGACCTGCCGGACGTCATCGCGCAATACGGGGCCTGCCTGGACCGCTACAAGGATGCCCGGTTCCTGAAAAAGATGCTCGACGCCGGATCGAGCGGCTTCACGGAGCGCGAACTGGACCGCATCTTTGGCGATTTCGCGGGGTTCCTCGCGGCGGCGCGCGAATTGCAGTGTGACGCCGCGCGGTTCCAGATCGACGCCATCCGCGCGAACCCGAAGACCGCCGGGTACTGCTACACGCAGTTGTGCGACGCGGGCCACGAGTTCTGCGCGGGCGTGCTCGACCGCTGGCGGCGCCCGAAACCCGCTTTCGACGCCATGAAAGAGGTGCAGCGGCCGCTGCGCCCCTTGATCCAGTTTTCGCGCACCAATCTCACGATTCGCGAGGAAGTCCCCGTCGCCGTGCTCCTCGCGAATGAAGACCGGGTCGAGGACCGCGCCGACCTGGCGCTCCAGGTTGTGGGTCCGACGCAACAGGTGCTGTGGAAGAAGACGCGGTCCGTCAAAATCCCGAAGCACGGCAAGGAACTCTGGCGCGGCGAAATCGCGGCGTCGGGTTCGCCAGGCACGCACCGCTTTGTCGTGCGCCTCTCGCAGCAGCAGCGTGTGACCGCCGAAAGCTCGCTTGAGTTTTTCGTTTTTCCCCCAGTCGAGCGGAGCAATTGGGAGATTTACGTCCTCGATCCGCAGGGGGGGTGGCGCTCTCGTTGCGAACGCTTCGCGGCGCTGGGCAATCTGACCGCGCCCGTGCTGGTCGTGCCGCCCCTCGCGAACACGGTGCGCGCTTATCCCGAAGAGGAACTGACGCGCGTGCTGGCTCAGGTCGAGGGCGGGGCCGTAGCGCTGGTCTTCGGGCCGCCCGATGACTGGAATGACCTCGCCGAGCGCCTGGGTGAAGACGTCAAGGCCACGTCGAAGGATGCGGTCGGCGCGTTCCTTCCCGTGTTTCATTACGTGAAGTTCCATCCCGTCTTTGAGGGGTTGCCGACGCGGTGCCTGATGCGCCAGCCCTACCGCTGCGTTGTCCCCGCGCGCACCTTCGTCGAAGCGAGCGACGAGGACATCTGCGGCAGCTTCGACACGACGCCCATCGCCACGGGCCACTACATGATGGGTCAGACGGCGTGGTGGGGCAGCGACATCCTCGTGCGCCGGTTTGGCGCCGGGCGGGTCGTCTTCACGCATCTGCGCGTGCTCGAACATCTCGGCGAAGACCCCGTCGCGGACCGCCTGTTCGTCAACCTCGTCAATCATTTCGCGCGCCGGTCCGTGCCCGCCGGCAAGATGCTGCCGCGCGACCCGCGCGCCGCCGAGTGGCTGCGCACGCAGCGCGCGGAGAACGTCCGCAAATGGATGGTCATCGGCGAGTTTCCCAACTGGGAAAACGGCACGGGCCACGACACGGCGTATCCGCCCGAGCAGACCATCGACTTCACGGCGGTCTATCCCGGCTGGTACAAGTCCATCACGTGGAAACCGTGGTATTCCACCGCCGGCGCCGGCCACGTCGTGGACTTGCAGGCCGCGTTCACGCCCGTATTCGAGTATTACCCCCGCTTCGACCACGGCACCGGCTACGCCTACGCCGAATTCTCCGCCGAGAAGCGCCAGGATGTTACGGTCCGCCTTGGCGTACAGAACGCGACGAAGGTATGGCTCAACGGCCGCCTGATACACGAAAGCCGGAACCAGGTCCCGCACGATCAGTTCGGCACGGAGGTTGCCGAGGGCTCCCTGCGCCAGGGGCGTAATACCCTGCTCGTCAAATGCTCGAAGATCCCCGGCCCGTTCCGGTTCTCGGTCCACTTCGAGACCAAAGGCGACGTGCCCGTCCCGCTCAAATGGTGGCGGTGAACAGGTCTTGCGCCGCAGGGGCCGGGCACAAAAGCCAGCCGCACTCGACCCCGCCGGGAATGGTCCGGCCGGGGCCGTACTCGCATTGTTCGGGGCGTGGACGGTTGTGGGGTATACGTCAACCAAGGATATCGAGACGCCTCAGTACAGCGTCATCCGCGAAGCGGATGGTTATGAGATTCGCGAGTGCGCGGGGTATATCCGGGCGGAGGTCACGTTGCAGGGCGCATACCGGGAGACGCTGTACGCCGGATTCCGCGAAGTGGCGCCGCGGCAGTTCGCGGTGCTCGAATTTGGCGGCTATGCGACCGAGCGGCGCGCGCAGCGGAAAATCGAGCGGCTGCAGGAAGCGCTCGACCGCGACGGCGTCGTGACGGCGGGCAATCCGATCGTCGCCCAGCATGATCCGCCGTGGACGCCCTTCTGCATGCGCCATAACGAAATTCAGGCGCCTGTCGAGTAACGTGGGGACGGCGCTCTCAGCCCGTCACGGACGGTCTGGCAGCCATTCTTGCAGCGCCGCCTCGATGCGGAACGCAATGTCCTTCCAGATCAGAATAACGAGTATCCACCAGACGGCGATCCAGAGCGGCACACCGCCTATCCAACCCAGATGATAGCGATGCAGGCCGCCCACGTTGATGTAGAGGATCTCCACCAGCGGCCCGGCGACCAGAACAACCGCCATGAGGCGCACGTCGTGTCGGTCCGGCGGGCACAGGACCAGATAGACCGCCAGCGCGATCAGGAACGGCAGCCAGGACCAAACCGGGTCCAGATAGGCTCGAAAGACCATGAATCGCGTCGCGAACGTCAGCGCGAGGATGAGCGCGACCTTCGCGGCGCCGCTTTCGACGCGCAGGCGGCCGAATCCCACCGTGTTCGCAAGGCGCAACGGTGCACCGAGGGCCCGCCACCGCGCGAACCGGGCCATGAACCGCAGAATCATGCCCCAGTACAGCAGCATCCACATGGGCAGCGTTGAAAAAGCGAACTCGTGCGGCACGTTGTAGTCGTAAACGCCGCGCCAGCAGACCGTGCTCCAGTCGTTATAAGCGCCCAATAACGTGCAAACGGCGAAGAATGCCGCTTCGGCCCGGAAACAGACACCTTCCGCCTTGCGCAGCCGGAACAGGACCGCCATGCGCGCAATGAGCGCGGCCGGCACCAGGATATCCATCAGGACGAGCCGGTCCGCGGCCAGGCAGATAGCCGCGCTGACAAACGCGATGACGCCTGCATCAACCGCGGTGAGCCGGTTGGAGTCGGGTTTCATAATCTGCATGTTGGCCTACCCGTTGCGCCGGTTTACGGCGAATTCGCGCAGTTCCTGCAGGAACCCGCTGCGCACCGGATGCGTCAGTCCTTCCAGATAGCGCGAGGTCGTGTAGTTCTGCATCCAGGCGCAATCGCCGCCGCACTGCTGCGCGCCTTTGCCGTGAAAGTGGTCCGGGGCGATGCGTTCGCGCCCGGCGGCGTAGGCCTCGTCGAAGGTCTGGTAGTCCAGCAGGTTGATGTCGACGGGCGCGACGTTCACGGCGGCGCGGCACGGCCAGCATATGGCCCCGTTTGACCAGACATGCGGCTTGAGCGCGGTAAGGCAGTGATGCGGTTCCGCGTAGAGCAGCCGGCGCAGCAGGGTTTCCGAACCGATGATCTTGCAGCCCTCCCGCTTGCGCGCGAGAATCAGTTCGGCGAACTCGCGGTAGGCGGGGCTATCCAACAGCGCGGCCTCGGGCCGGTGCTTGAAATTCACGGGCACCGGCACGAACCACACGTCGAGGTCGCACGCCAGGTCGAATACGGCGCGCGCCTCCATAATCGTCTCCGGCGTGATGACCGTGTTCACGGCCAGTTTGAACGTCACGTCGCGGCGCAGTTCGCGCAATAGCAGCAGATTCACGAGCACCTGCCGCCCCGCATCCACGCCCCAGAGCCGCGACAGCAGCGCCGTATCGAGCGCGTCGAGGCTGACGATCACAATATCCATCTGCCACAGAAACTTCCGCCACGCGGGGTCTTGCAGCCGCCGGTGCACGAGGCTGCCGTTCGTGTTGATCATGTTGGGGAAATAACCGAGACGCCACGCGTGGTCGAGCAGTTCCGGCAAGTCGCTGCGCAGCATCGGCTCGCCGCCGCACCAGTAGATGGCGGGCGTGCCCGTAATCATCACGTCGAGCAGGCGCTTGCCCTGTCCGGTGTCCAGGCGCCCGGGGTCGGCCATGTCGTAATAATGCCGGCCCTGGTGGTTGTCGCAGTAGTTGCACCGGAAATTGCAGCTGTTGCACATGGTCCAGATGACGTACAAGGGGCGCAACGCGTGGTTTCCCCCCTTATAGCGGCCCCGGTTGACCAGATAATTCGCCGCCGATCGGCGCAACGCCCTGACCTTGCGCCAGCGGTCCCGGCAGCGGTCCGCGAAGGAGAGGTCCGCATCCTTGAGCAACAGCGGCCGGATGTCGGCCGCGAGCGTTTGCGCTTCCGCGAGGCATGCATCGAGGTCCGGGTGGCCTGCCCGGGGTGTGTACCGTCGCCGGTTCGCGCCGGCGAACGGCGCCGAAACCGTATGCGGTGTTTCCTTCCTCCCGAACACCGGCGTCTCCTTGCAGGTATAGCACGGCGGCGCGCCCCTGGGACGCAGTGGGAGAGTACCACCTCGCCAGTGTTCCGTCAAGGGACGCAGACGCGGCGGGACATGTTGGCATCGCGCGTTTCCGGCGGCCCGGGGCATTGACTTTGGTCTGAAGACGGGCAATACTGCCAGCGGGTTTGCCGTGAAGGATAATCATCTCTTGGGCGAAGCACCGGCGCACAACGACGAGGCACAAGCGGTCAAGCGGCGCTTCTTCAGGCGCTTCTGCTCTTTTCCCCTGGTTGTCGCCGCAATCCTGGCCGGCTTGGCCGCCTATGTTGAATACCGGTTCGACCTCATTCGTACCGCACCGGCCATTCCGGACGCGGGCGCGCCTCGTGACAGCATTGGTTTTGAGGTGGTGTTGCGGCCTCTGTTGGCCTTGGACTGGATTGAGGCCCGCACGGAACTCGACGGCGCGCCTCGCTGGCTGGCAAAACATTGCCTGCCCCGCGAAGTGGGCATGCTGATGAAGACCGGGCCGCTTCCCGAGCCGCTGATTTTGACGCTCTTTGTCAATTCCCAGCGGATGACGCCCCTGTTCGTTTCGTTGTTGAATCGTGCGCGGCTGCTGCCGGATACGCCGTGCCTCGCATGGGACGCCATGGGTTTTCATTCGCCGCGCGCCGGGCTGGCCGCCGCGCACGCGATCGTGCAGTCTGGCCAAGTGGCTTTCGCCGACTATCGTATCGTCGATACGGTTCTCCCGCCGCGTGAGCCGGCAGGTCAGGACTTGATTGAGGTCTTGCTGGACAACCGCGACGGGCAAGTTCTGGCCGCGCTCATGGCCGTGCACGCGGCGATGGCCGCCGAACCGCCCTTTTACACGCCGCGGGAACTTGCGCGAAACCTGGAGTGCGTACTCGGCATATATGCCGGCGCGAGCCTTGTCGACGACGCGCTTGCGGGCCGGTGCCGGTTCCTCTGTCTGCCCGATGCAGCAGAAACCGCTGTGGCGGATCTCGCTTACCTGGCCGAGGTGGTCCGGGAGGAAGGTGCCCGTGCCTTGCGCGACGCCTGGGGACTCGGGCTCTTCCTGGACACCCGCCGTGAAGGCACGGATATTGTCTGCGATTTCCGCGTGGACGGAATGACCCAGTTGCTGGAACGTCTGGTCGAGGGGATGTGATGGACCGCACAGTGACCGCGCGCCGTACCGCAGGCGACTTGTCTGTGGTGGCGGCGCTTTTCTGCTGTTGTCTCCTCGCGCATGGCGCGGCCGCGCTGACGCCCGAAGAGGAAGCGCTCGTCAAGGATACGCTGCGCTA carries:
- a CDS encoding heme-binding protein codes for the protein MGYTSTKDIETPQYSVIREADGYEIRECAGYIRAEVTLQGAYRETLYAGFREVAPRQFAVLEFGGYATERRAQRKIERLQEALDRDGVVTAGNPIVAQHDPPWTPFCMRHNEIQAPVE
- a CDS encoding DUF2878 family protein — translated: MQIMKPDSNRLTAVDAGVIAFVSAAICLAADRLVLMDILVPAALIARMAVLFRLRKAEGVCFRAEAAFFAVCTLLGAYNDWSTVCWRGVYDYNVPHEFAFSTLPMWMLLYWGMILRFMARFARWRALGAPLRLANTVGFGRLRVESGAAKVALILALTFATRFMVFRAYLDPVWSWLPFLIALAVYLVLCPPDRHDVRLMAVVLVAGPLVEILYINVGGLHRYHLGWIGGVPLWIAVWWILVILIWKDIAFRIEAALQEWLPDRP
- a CDS encoding radical SAM protein codes for the protein MFGRKETPHTVSAPFAGANRRRYTPRAGHPDLDACLAEAQTLAADIRPLLLKDADLSFADRCRDRWRKVRALRRSAANYLVNRGRYKGGNHALRPLYVIWTMCNSCNFRCNYCDNHQGRHYYDMADPGRLDTGQGKRLLDVMITGTPAIYWCGGEPMLRSDLPELLDHAWRLGYFPNMINTNGSLVHRRLQDPAWRKFLWQMDIVIVSLDALDTALLSRLWGVDAGRQVLVNLLLLRELRRDVTFKLAVNTVITPETIMEARAVFDLACDLDVWFVPVPVNFKHRPEAALLDSPAYREFAELILARKREGCKIIGSETLLRRLLYAEPHHCLTALKPHVWSNGAICWPCRAAVNVAPVDINLLDYQTFDEAYAAGRERIAPDHFHGKGAQQCGGDCAWMQNYTTSRYLEGLTHPVRSGFLQELREFAVNRRNG